From Montipora foliosa isolate CH-2021 chromosome 6, ASM3666993v2, whole genome shotgun sequence, a single genomic window includes:
- the LOC138008319 gene encoding uncharacterized protein: MDKHQSRSGEDEFELLVHESGEPLQQTSANDGVFTCANQERMAHSNYAPRPVVQYPPYITGSFPQNTAYSTYFLPPYQTAPLQHPMPPYNMPITFVNQQSPIPGGFQQIAPKPPQAQNPTTVAHSSTSRPPDFIETVKQIRKELYARGGIGEDENPPVLETKDHSEWRKDVIKRWKPRGKETVPREMEINKKELENENTRLKSQIVDLRIKLNQAIEDRDRGKRRADRFQQRLRILEKENKDEFSQYRADVDNLVAEKNNLSLSFLHHSFPSDQDDKMSKTLSNKVCSRDRKSSQTFTFILLFFS, translated from the exons ATGGACAAGCACCAAAGTCGCAGCGGTGAAGACGAATTTGAATTACTGGTTCATGAGAGTGGAGAACCTTTGCAGCAAACTTCTGCCAACGACGGAGTGTTCACTTGCGCCAATCAGGAACGAATGGCCCATTCAAATTATGCACCGCGACCTGTAGTGCAGTATCCACCATACATCACTGGTTCATTCCCTCAGAATACTGCTTACTCTACTTATTTCCTGCCACCATATCAAACCGCGCCGTTACAGCATCCTATGCCACCATACAACATGCCGATCACTTTCGTCAACCAGCAATCGCCGATTCCCGGTGGTTTTCAGCAAATAGCGCCAAAGCCACCTCAAGCTCAAAACCCTACTACAGTGGCCCATTCTTCTACAAGTCGACCACCCGACTTTATAGAGACAGTTAAGCAGATACGAAAGGAGTTGTACGCCCGTGGTGGAATTGGCGAAGACGAAAACCCGCCAGTGTTGGAGACCAAAGACCACTCTGAATGGCGAAAGGACGTCATAAAACGATGGAAGCCT CGTGGAAAAGAGACCGTACCCAGGGAAATGGAAATTAACAAAAAGGAG TTGGAAAATGAGAATACCAGATTAAAAAGCCAAATTGTTGATCTGAGAATAAAGTTGAATCAG GCCATAGAAGATCGCGATAGGGGAAAACGAAGAGCAGACAGGTTTCAACAAAGGCTAAGGATTCTAGAGAAGGAAAACAAGGAC GAATTTAGTCAATACAGAGCTGACGTGGACAACCTGGTAGCAGAAAAGAACAACTTGAGCCTAAGTTTTCTGCATCACAGTTTCCCAAGTGATCAGGACGACAAGATGTCAAAAACGTTGTCAAACAAGGTATGTTCTCGCGATCGAAAAAGCAGTcaaactttcactttcatctTACTATTTTTCAGTTAG
- the LOC138005981 gene encoding uncharacterized protein → MARYSKKQKRAIILRRKRILKRCFFSFEKSSFLVKTVLWNKIQKLDVAFKEYNRNPRRVGRKRSTDWCDNDMLQMEDFEFIANFRLSRPSFGKLCNQLHPLIVKEETFAKNTVSVERRVAMTLYFLGQGINYRTVVNQFGVAVLTVCDIVHETTKAIVDILTPEYIKFLENDAEYLAAMATFQGKQIPNCVGAIDGSHIRILRPTECSTDFYNRKAYYSILLQGICDGDGKFGV, encoded by the coding sequence atggcgcgcTATAGCAAGAAACAAAAGCGTGCCATCATTTTAAGAAGGAAGAGAATTCTTAAGagatgttttttctcttttgagaagTCCTCTTTTCTTGTGAAGACCGTGCTgtggaacaaaattcaaaaacttgacGTTGCCTTCAAAGAATATAACAGAAATCCGAGACGAGTTGGAAGAAAGCGATCGACTGATTGGTGCGATAACGACATGTTGCAGATGGAAGATTTTGAATTTATTGCCAACTTCCGGCTCTCCAGGCCATCTTTTGGAAAACTGTGCAACCAATTACATCCTCTAATCGTGAAGGAAGAAACATTTGCGAAGAACACAGTTTCTGTGGAGCGACGAGTTGCAATGACCTTGTATTTCCTCGGTCAAGGGATTAATTATCGTACTGTTGTGAATCAGTTTGGTGTTGCCGTATTGACGGTGTGCGATATCGTTCACGAGACAACAAAAGCGATTGTTGATATCCTGACCCCTGAATACATAAAATTCCTGGAAAATGACGCCGAATATTTGGCCGCCATGGCCACTTTCCAAGGCAAACAGATTCCCAATTGCGTTGGAGCTATTGACGGGAGCCACATTAGGATCTTACGCCCCACGGAATGCAGCACTGATTTTTACAATCGGAAGGCGTACTACTCCATCCTCCTCCAAGGAATCTGTGATGGCGATGGGAAATTTGGAGTGTAA